The following are encoded together in the Hemicordylus capensis ecotype Gifberg chromosome 4, rHemCap1.1.pri, whole genome shotgun sequence genome:
- the SNAI2 gene encoding zinc finger protein SNAI2 produces the protein MPRSFLVKKHFNSSKKPNYSELDTHTVIISPYLYESYPVPIIPQPEILSSVAYNPITVWTTTGLLPSPLPSDLSPLSGYSSSLGRVSPPPHSDTSSKDHSGSESPISDEEERIQAKLSDPHATEAEKFQCSLCNKTYSTFSGLAKHKQLHCDAQSRKSFSCKYCDKEYVSLGALKMHIRTHTLPCVCKICGKAFSRPWLLQGHIRTHTGEKPFSCPHCNRAFADRSNLRAHLQTHSDVKKYQCKNCSKTFSRMSLLHKHEESGCCVAH, from the exons ATGCCACGATCCTTCTTAGTCAAGAAGCATTTCAACTCTTCCAAAAAGCCAAATTACAGTGAACTGGATACTCACACAG tgATTATTTCCCCATACCTCTATGAGAGCTACCCAGTGCCTATAATTCCACAACCAGAGATCCTGAGCTCAGTCGCTTACAACCCCATCACAGTGTGGACTACAACTGGGCTTCTGCCTTCCCCGTTACCCAGTGACCTCTCACCTCTCTCTGGATATTCTTCATCTTTGGGAAGAGTCAGCCCACCTCCTCATTCTGACACTTCATCCAAGGATCACAGTGGCTCAGAGAGCCCCATTAGCGATGAAGAAGAGAGAATCCAGGCCAAGCTTTCAGATCCTCATGCAACCGAAGCTGAAAAATTTCAATGTAGTTTATGCAACAAGACCTATTCTACTTTTTCTGGACTGGCCAAGCATAAGCAGTTGCACTGTGATGCCCAGTCTAGGAAATCTTTCAGTTGTAAATACTGTGACAAGGAATATGTGAGCCTGGGAGCTCTTAAGATGCACATCAGGACTCACACACTACCTTGTGTCTGCAAGATCTGTGGCAAGGCTTTCTCTAGACCCTGGTTACTTCAAGGACACATCCGGACTCATACTG GAGAAAAGCCTTTTTCATGCCCTCATTGCAACAGAGCATTTGCAGACAGATCCAACTTGAGGGCCCATCTACAGACCCATTCGGATGTGAAGAAATACCAGTGCAAAAATTGTTCCAAAACGTTCTCTCGGATGTCTCTCCTGCACAAACATGAGGAATCTGGCTGCTGTGTAGCACATTGA